A window of the Flavobacterium sangjuense genome harbors these coding sequences:
- a CDS encoding DNA primase: MRRIIVDYAKLTGDILNLLVDKFPEGYDDSDIIRFRNAQNELIEAVEVKTEDTIYLVKVSTKLASRMEKYDEEEDIDSVVEPIDPIKGLDDDDDAPNENDDEEEEDLLNDKGGSDDGDDDDDDDDFDASDNFVEDEDDDE; the protein is encoded by the coding sequence ATGAGAAGAATTATTGTAGACTATGCGAAACTAACCGGTGACATTCTGAATTTATTGGTAGATAAATTCCCTGAAGGTTACGACGATTCCGATATTATTCGTTTTAGAAATGCCCAAAACGAATTAATTGAAGCTGTTGAAGTTAAAACAGAAGACACTATTTACTTGGTGAAAGTGAGCACAAAACTGGCTAGTCGTATGGAAAAATATGACGAAGAAGAAGATATTGACTCTGTGGTTGAACCTATTGATCCAATCAAAGGATTAGACGATGATGATGATGCGCCAAATGAAAATGACGATGAGGAAGAAGAAGATTTGTTAAATGACAAAGGCGGTTCAGACGATGGCGATGACGACGATGATGATGACGACTTTGATGCCTCAGATAACTTTGTCGAAGACGAAGACGATGATGAATAA
- a CDS encoding DinB family protein, with protein sequence MKPSDLQAEEFAGHFATYINQVSEEYTLIEELEISVHRFIKFVQNIPLDKFDYRYAEGKWTIKDIIQHLIDAERIFAYRALRFARNDQTPLSSFEENDYVDEANANKRSIQDLLTELAVVRQATLSLFKSFSNEELQRIGIASNKPMSVRALGFTIIGHQNHHQRVFEERYL encoded by the coding sequence ATGAAACCATCCGATTTACAAGCTGAAGAATTTGCTGGACATTTTGCCACTTATATCAACCAAGTTTCTGAAGAATATACCTTAATAGAAGAACTTGAAATCTCAGTGCATCGCTTTATAAAATTTGTGCAAAATATTCCGTTGGATAAATTTGATTATCGCTACGCTGAAGGAAAATGGACCATCAAAGATATTATCCAGCACCTGATTGACGCTGAAAGAATATTTGCTTATCGTGCTTTGCGCTTTGCCAGAAACGACCAAACTCCTTTGTCAAGTTTTGAAGAGAATGATTATGTTGACGAAGCTAATGCAAACAAGAGAAGCATTCAGGATTTATTGACTGAGTTGGCTGTTGTCAGACAAGCAACCTTGTCTTTATTCAAATCATTTTCAAATGAAGAATTACAACGAATAGGAATCGCTTCCAATAAACCAATGTCTGTTCGCGCGTTAGGATTTACCATTATTGGACATCAAAATCACCATCAGAGAGTTTTTGAGGAAAGATATTTGTGA